ACGGTTTTAATACTGCGATAATATTTTCCttgtacataaaaaaataatgacttaGCCTCTAAAATTCATTGTCGAACATTAAAAGTTTCTATAAAATGGAACTGCGACGGTAAgtacttttcaaaataataataagtactAACATTGaatatactaataaaaaaatctatttttttcagGACGAATGTAgaagttgataaattaaaagataaaataccAGGGCCGCCAAATTTAGACACAGCGGTGATAAAATTACAGCAAAAAACACGCAATATTCATATTGGATTTATATTTGACGGagatcaaaaattattgcaattaaTATGCTTGTTATTGAGTTCGACGCCTGCTGGAAAATTGTACAAAGGATGGCAAGACTTTGGAAGTGAACTGGGATTAACGAGAGAACAGTTACTGTgcattgaatataattttaagggGCTCCAAGATCCGACTTATTATGTTTTGTTGACTTTTGCGCAATTATCGGAGTCAACGTTTGATAAATTGTTGATAGCTTGTCGTGATATAAAACGCTTTGATATCATCAATAGAATTATAGGCCCTCTAGATGTCTTCattgataaattatcaatagaTCCTCATTGTCAAGGTacagaatttataattatttattattgatttgttcattttttttttggtaatttgaaaattaaaaaaaaaatcaatagtgaagaatataaaatatcaattaataaagaaaaaaagttaactcAAATCTATTGCGAcgtgaacaaaaaattttttaactattttggAGACAAGCACTCAAATAAAAAGCtcattttgaattatttttttcatctatttacattatattttttttataaataaataaaagataaaaaattaatagtattaaatatttgcaatctatttaataattattaattttgcaataatggatgtcaataattgggacataaaatttaagcttGGTGATGTTGACAGTAAATTTAGACAGCGCGgtaactttttgtttttattttaatcctaaagatttattttaaaaatattaaaaataatttgaataataagtaataaataaatatatatttttaatacttgagTTGTATTTAGTACAGCAAATAAATGACTTTGGGATATTGAGGGTATCAATAATTGGTAGAACGTTATGTCACTAATTAGATCAGTTGATTTTGTCAGGCTGTCAATGATTAGTGTGTCCGGGTGATTGACTTTGTcagttgaaataaataatttaatttgagaaagtacttttaaaaaacataaattttctagTCAAAAGACTAATCAAaacaatgttaaaaaaatccaacAACTTTATTCtaaatatggaaaaaaatagtaattttagcCATGTTTCTTACAATGTCAATAATTTGTGCATTTACTTTAGTAatcatagaaaatttttctatttcttcttgaaaaatttttataaatttcatcaaaaattagtaatacaatttttaattccagGAATTCAAAGGCCTAAAATACTACCCAGAGTGCCATTAGTTTTAAAGCCACTAATAAGTGAGAATATTTGTTCGACTAATgtaccaataaaaaaattaagctcCTCAAACATTACTAGTCAAAAGAAGAAAGTAAATGAACGAAGTTATGGGAGCATTGTAATGCTGACATTTACAAAAGACGGTGAAGATATATCCAAGAATATTTGTC
The sequence above is drawn from the Cotesia glomerata isolate CgM1 linkage group LG4, MPM_Cglom_v2.3, whole genome shotgun sequence genome and encodes:
- the LOC123262466 gene encoding uncharacterized protein LOC123262466, whose amino-acid sequence is MELRRTNVEVDKLKDKIPGPPNLDTAVIKLQQKTRNIHIGFIFDGDQKLLQLICLLLSSTPAGKLYKGWQDFGSELGLTREQLLCIEYNFKGLQDPTYYVLLTFAQLSESTFDKLLIACRDIKRFDIINRIIGPLDVFIDKLSIDPHCQGIQRPKILPRVPLVLKPLISENICSTNVPIKKLSSSNITSQKKKVNERSYGSIVMLTFTKDGEDISKNICRIFREQNPKIGVLILQEQEKFVYSRVEEFIDDCFKQVNYIIPILTTGYINHINNLTNTDDKESLFNNLDHKYVKYLYSLMRFEYCKNNCHNDRIRCIVPNENLLDVIKADLHPCLQAWFKYSDIDPFTKNILLKKF